A region from the Deinococcus sp. KSM4-11 genome encodes:
- a CDS encoding DinB family protein, which produces MQTDAFYAYLTRARRLLWTTLRELPDEALSKPVVPTEGARCIKDLVAHIAVVEDGWFRGDMLGQPFIMPGFLTDPRSADEYWHRENETLEHLLAYWEAVEADTLRRWPDLMAVVAENRRIPALDDRPETVSADEVMWHVMQHEVRHTAQIVQMIRMLGYEPPSLDLVFLTMR; this is translated from the coding sequence ATGCAGACCGACGCGTTCTACGCCTATCTGACCCGGGCCCGCCGCTTGCTGTGGACGACCCTGAGAGAGCTGCCCGACGAGGCCCTGTCGAAACCTGTCGTGCCGACCGAAGGGGCGCGCTGCATCAAGGATCTCGTTGCGCACATCGCGGTGGTCGAGGACGGCTGGTTCCGGGGTGACATGCTCGGCCAGCCGTTCATCATGCCAGGGTTCCTGACCGACCCCAGGTCGGCCGATGAGTACTGGCACCGCGAAAACGAGACCCTAGAACATCTCCTGGCCTACTGGGAGGCGGTGGAGGCCGACACGCTGCGGCGTTGGCCCGACCTGATGGCCGTGGTGGCCGAGAACCGCCGGATTCCGGCGCTGGACGACCGCCCGGAGACCGTCTCGGCGGATGAGGTGATGTGGCACGTCATGCAGCACGAGGTGCGGCACACCGCCCAGATCGTGCAGATGATCCGCATGCTGGGCTACGAGCCGCCCTCATTGGATCTGGTGTTCCTGACCATGCGCTGA
- a CDS encoding peptidylprolyl isomerase, with amino-acid sequence MKRSLLLMAVLSSSATAQTTPATPAPAPAFTPVPAMSPTPVRSFKEPAWVIDPAKTYRAVLITGEGDVTVELAARAAPKAVNNFVFLALNHFYDGTRFHRVIDGFMAQGGDPLSADPALKSRWGTGGPGYGFYVEFDQGLTFSAAGMLAMARSQSLYSQGSQFFITLAPADFLSGKYTVFGRVVDGQDILAKLTRTARNGTAGETPIPGAVPDMLRAVQILVSP; translated from the coding sequence ATGAAGCGCTCCCTGCTCCTGATGGCCGTGCTCAGCAGCTCCGCCACCGCACAGACCACTCCTGCCACTCCCGCTCCAGCCCCGGCCTTCACGCCAGTGCCCGCCATGTCGCCCACGCCCGTGCGGAGCTTCAAGGAACCCGCCTGGGTGATCGACCCGGCGAAGACCTACCGCGCAGTGCTCATTACCGGCGAGGGCGACGTGACGGTCGAACTGGCGGCCAGGGCGGCACCGAAGGCCGTGAACAATTTCGTGTTCCTGGCGCTGAACCATTTCTACGACGGCACGCGCTTCCACCGCGTGATCGACGGCTTCATGGCGCAGGGCGGCGATCCCCTGAGCGCCGATCCCGCCCTGAAGTCCCGCTGGGGCACGGGCGGCCCCGGATACGGCTTCTACGTGGAGTTTGACCAGGGGCTGACTTTCAGTGCCGCCGGAATGCTGGCCATGGCCCGCTCGCAGAGCCTGTACTCGCAGGGCAGCCAGTTCTTCATCACGCTGGCCCCTGCCGACTTCCTGAGCGGGAAGTACACGGTGTTCGGGCGGGTCGTGGACGGGCAGGACATTCTGGCGAAGCTGACGCGCACGGCAAGGAATGGCACGGCGGGCGAGACACCCATTCCGGGCGCAGTCCCGGACATGCTCAGGGCCGTGCAGATCCTCGTTTCCCCCTGA
- a CDS encoding Hsp20/alpha crystallin family protein gives MMRFDPFREIEELTQRMDRAIGQGSGSVRLAPPVDVHEDESGLELTLDLPGVQPDAIQIEAENNTLTVQAERKYARTEGRTAHRVERAYGTLARTFSVPAKYDLTKVEADFDHGTLTIKVPRSEASQKRAVTVRSGGQLTAPKTVDASANTTSGSSQQA, from the coding sequence ATGATGCGTTTTGATCCCTTCCGTGAAATCGAGGAACTCACCCAGCGCATGGATCGCGCCATTGGCCAGGGCAGCGGCAGCGTCCGTCTCGCCCCACCCGTCGACGTGCACGAGGACGAGTCCGGCCTGGAATTGACCCTCGACCTGCCCGGTGTCCAGCCGGACGCCATCCAGATCGAGGCCGAGAACAACACCCTGACCGTGCAGGCGGAACGCAAGTACGCCCGCACCGAGGGCCGCACCGCGCACCGTGTGGAGCGCGCCTACGGCACCCTGGCCCGCACCTTCAGCGTGCCCGCCAAGTACGACCTGACCAAGGTGGAGGCCGATTTCGACCACGGAACCCTGACCATCAAGGTGCCCCGCAGCGAGGCCTCGCAGAAGCGCGCCGTCACAGTCCGCAGCGGCGGTCAGCTCACCGCGCCCAAGACCGTGGACGCCAGCGCGAACACGACCTCCGGTTCATCCCAGCAGGCGTAA
- a CDS encoding dihydroorotase, with product MTITITNMKRIGSEELTSVTVENGLIKGWNLAEEGEVIDGQGGTVAPALIELHAHLREPGQTQKEDLASGLAAAAAGGYGTVVCMPNTSPVIDDPAIVRSLLEKAGTLGFARLKPAAALTRGQQGEALAELTYLKQAGAVMFTDDGRTNENARVLRLGLETAASLGMVVSVHAEDASLRADGVMNEGAVSEALGVPGNPAAAEAARVARDIEIVAGLAAQGRPVRLHVQHLSTARALDLVRDAKKRGLGVSCEVCPHHLTLTDEALRGFDAIYKVAPPLRTQADADFLLEGLRDGSVDCLATDHAPHTRAEKERDLLDAPSGIAYIELAFPLMYTRFGGTLGLEKIVELLTAAPARVMGWPEPTLEAGAPADLVVFDLKTEREVRPAEFKSKAKFTPWAGETLTGWPVLTVVDGKVAYRRD from the coding sequence ATGACCATCACCATCACGAACATGAAGCGCATCGGCTCGGAGGAGTTGACCTCCGTGACCGTCGAGAACGGACTGATCAAGGGCTGGAACCTCGCGGAAGAAGGCGAGGTCATCGACGGCCAGGGCGGCACGGTCGCGCCTGCCCTGATCGAACTCCACGCGCACCTGCGCGAGCCGGGGCAGACGCAGAAGGAGGATCTCGCGTCGGGCCTCGCGGCGGCGGCGGCGGGCGGGTACGGCACGGTCGTGTGCATGCCGAACACGTCCCCGGTGATCGACGATCCGGCCATCGTGCGCAGCCTGCTGGAGAAGGCGGGCACGCTGGGCTTCGCGAGGTTGAAACCGGCGGCGGCCCTGACGCGCGGGCAGCAGGGCGAGGCGCTGGCCGAACTGACGTATCTGAAGCAGGCGGGCGCGGTCATGTTCACGGACGACGGCCGCACCAATGAGAACGCCCGCGTGCTGCGATTGGGCCTGGAGACGGCCGCGAGCCTGGGAATGGTCGTGTCGGTGCACGCGGAGGACGCCTCGCTGCGCGCAGACGGCGTGATGAACGAGGGCGCAGTGTCCGAGGCGCTCGGCGTGCCCGGCAACCCGGCGGCGGCCGAGGCGGCGCGCGTGGCGCGGGACATCGAGATCGTGGCGGGCCTCGCCGCGCAGGGTCGCCCGGTGCGTCTGCACGTACAGCACCTCAGCACGGCCCGCGCGCTCGATCTGGTGCGCGACGCGAAGAAGCGTGGCCTGGGGGTAAGCTGCGAGGTCTGCCCGCACCACCTGACCCTGACCGACGAGGCGCTGCGCGGCTTCGACGCGATCTACAAGGTCGCGCCGCCCCTGCGCACGCAGGCCGACGCGGACTTTCTGCTGGAAGGGCTGCGGGACGGCTCCGTGGACTGCCTCGCCACGGATCACGCGCCGCACACCCGCGCGGAGAAGGAACGCGACCTGCTGGACGCGCCGAGCGGCATCGCCTACATCGAACTGGCGTTTCCGCTGATGTACACGCGCTTCGGCGGCACGCTGGGGCTGGAGAAGATCGTGGAGCTGCTGACCGCTGCGCCCGCCCGCGTGATGGGCTGGCCCGAGCCGACGCTGGAGGCCGGTGCCCCCGCCGACCTCGTCGTGTTCGATCTGAAGACGGAGCGCGAGGTCAGGCCCGCCGAGTTCAAAAGCAAGGCGAAGTTCACCCCCTGGGCCGGGGAGACCCTGACGGGCTGGCCGGTGCTGACGGTCGTGGACGGGAAGGTCGCGTACCGGCGGGACTGA
- a CDS encoding alpha/beta fold hydrolase translates to MNVNGTDIHVEEHGQGRPLLMLHGLSANIESMRPEIERLSTLRRVIAVDSRGHGRSARPPAYTLADHVSDVLGVLDALGLDTADLMGTSMGSYIAQGVATRAPQRILKLVLVVPKASGTTSSVARLIGQHAAELEGKSNDEVLAFIGDRMFAPTTPPDIRALREQGAQRDLALGLTLTPEQFQAANRALEGFDFRPALPNVTADTLVISGRHDPLNAPEEGDVIARLVPHARMVVLERSGHLPGLEEPERLFEVIRDFLQQEPAPTA, encoded by the coding sequence ATGAACGTGAACGGCACCGACATCCACGTGGAGGAGCACGGTCAGGGGCGACCCCTGCTCATGCTGCACGGCCTGAGCGCAAACATCGAGTCCATGCGGCCCGAGATCGAGCGCCTGAGCACCCTCCGGCGCGTGATCGCCGTGGACAGCCGGGGCCATGGCCGCTCCGCCCGACCCCCGGCGTACACGCTGGCCGACCATGTCTCGGACGTGCTGGGCGTGTTGGACGCGCTGGGCCTGGACACGGCCGATCTGATGGGCACGTCCATGGGCAGCTACATCGCCCAGGGGGTGGCGACCCGCGCGCCGCAGCGCATCTTGAAGCTGGTGCTGGTCGTCCCGAAGGCCAGTGGCACGACGTCCTCGGTCGCCCGCCTGATCGGGCAGCACGCCGCCGAGCTGGAAGGCAAGTCGAACGACGAGGTGCTGGCGTTCATCGGTGACCGGATGTTCGCGCCGACCACGCCGCCCGACATCCGCGCCCTGCGTGAACAGGGGGCCCAGCGCGATCTCGCCCTGGGCCTGACCCTCACGCCCGAGCAGTTCCAAGCGGCGAACCGAGCCCTGGAGGGCTTCGACTTCCGGCCGGCCCTACCGAACGTCACGGCCGACACGCTGGTCATCAGCGGCAGGCACGATCCCCTGAATGCGCCGGAGGAAGGCGATGTGATCGCCCGCCTGGTTCCGCACGCGCGGATGGTGGTGCTGGAACGCAGCGGCCACCTGCCCGGCCTGGAGGAACCCGAGCGGCTGTTTGAGGTGATCCGCGACTTTCTGCAACAGGAACCGGCCCCCACCGCCTAA
- a CDS encoding phosphatidylserine decarboxylase has protein sequence MRLRRLLPVAAAGLAAVYLRKVHRFRDPVRVLSAPAHDVVSPADGVVCFVRRVTGGAVEAGPDGRSMQVDALLGMDSADGWLLGIALGPLDVHYTYQPVSGTIMAVTHQGSDRNVRLLNPLARAGLLASRPADLLAHPGILTNERLSISMQAEAGPVTVTVIAAGRALDAMPYVKEGDRARAGYKLAFLPHGGLVVVHLPASLTPLAAVGDHVTGMQTVIARPDSRP, from the coding sequence ATGCGCTTGCGCCGTCTTCTTCCCGTGGCCGCGGCCGGACTGGCCGCCGTGTACCTCCGCAAGGTGCACCGCTTCCGCGACCCCGTGCGGGTTCTGAGCGCTCCGGCGCATGACGTGGTCAGCCCGGCCGACGGCGTCGTGTGCTTCGTGCGGCGCGTGACCGGTGGGGCCGTCGAGGCTGGCCCGGACGGCCGGTCGATGCAGGTGGACGCGCTCCTCGGCATGGACAGCGCGGACGGCTGGCTCCTGGGCATCGCCCTCGGCCCGCTGGACGTGCATTACACGTACCAGCCGGTGTCGGGCACGATCATGGCCGTGACCCACCAGGGCTCGGACAGGAATGTCCGGCTCCTGAATCCGCTGGCGAGGGCAGGTCTGCTGGCCAGTCGCCCGGCCGACCTGCTGGCCCATCCGGGCATCCTGACGAACGAGCGCCTGAGCATCAGCATGCAGGCAGAGGCGGGCCCCGTGACGGTAACCGTGATCGCGGCTGGCCGGGCGCTGGACGCCATGCCGTACGTGAAGGAAGGTGACCGGGCCCGCGCCGGGTACAAGCTGGCGTTCCTGCCTCATGGCGGGCTGGTGGTGGTGCACCTGCCGGCGTCCCTGACGCCACTGGCCGCCGTCGGGGATCACGTGACGGGCATGCAGACCGTGATCGCGCGCCCCGACTCCCGACCCTGA
- a CDS encoding nitrate/nitrite transporter — MTTAPSSFAPATPLSPDARRVVTLATLGFTLMFAVWVMFAIVGLPIRKELGLNDAQFTLLTAIPVLTGSLLRLPAGIWADRYGGRKVFIVNLLLTAAFALALSFASGYTMLLALALGVGLAGVSFAIGNAWIAQWVPTARLGLALGTFGAGNAGASITKLLAPLLITLVPVGLLIPGGWHFVPFVFTVLLLLCAAAVARFTPADQAQPSGRTLADWLRPLGGAQVWRFGLYYVVFFGAYVAYSLFLPKYYVDHYDITLARAGLMTALFIFPASLLRPLGGYLSDRFGPRSVTIAAFAVMLVGLLPLMRDLPLTTFMLLTTVVGVGMGVGKASTYTLVARWNPGQMGVVGGLVGLLGGLGGFFLPLIFAALKPTLGAQSAFITLFILTLGTGVIFVANMLRLKVLGRQPTFATPA; from the coding sequence ATGACCACTGCCCCCTCGTCCTTCGCGCCCGCCACGCCCCTGAGCCCCGACGCCCGCCGGGTCGTGACCCTCGCCACGCTGGGCTTCACGCTGATGTTCGCCGTGTGGGTCATGTTCGCCATCGTGGGCCTGCCCATCCGCAAGGAACTCGGCCTGAACGACGCGCAGTTCACGCTCCTGACCGCCATTCCCGTGTTGACCGGGTCGCTGCTGCGCCTCCCGGCCGGGATCTGGGCCGACCGTTACGGCGGCAGGAAGGTCTTCATCGTCAACCTCCTGCTCACGGCCGCCTTCGCCCTGGCCCTGTCGTTCGCCAGCGGGTACACCATGCTGCTCGCCCTGGCCCTCGGCGTCGGCCTCGCGGGCGTGAGCTTCGCCATCGGGAACGCCTGGATCGCGCAGTGGGTGCCCACCGCCCGCCTGGGCCTCGCCCTGGGCACCTTCGGGGCGGGGAATGCGGGCGCGAGCATCACCAAACTGCTGGCCCCGCTGCTGATCACACTGGTACCCGTCGGCCTGCTCATTCCCGGTGGCTGGCACTTCGTGCCCTTCGTGTTCACCGTGCTCCTGCTGCTGTGCGCCGCCGCCGTCGCCCGCTTCACGCCCGCCGACCAGGCCCAGCCGAGTGGCCGCACCCTGGCCGACTGGCTGCGCCCGCTGGGCGGAGCGCAGGTGTGGCGCTTCGGGCTGTACTACGTGGTGTTCTTCGGCGCGTACGTCGCCTACAGCCTCTTCCTGCCCAAGTACTACGTCGACCACTACGACATCACCCTGGCCCGCGCCGGCCTCATGACGGCGCTGTTCATCTTCCCCGCCAGCCTGCTGCGTCCCCTGGGCGGCTACCTCAGTGACCGCTTCGGGCCGCGCTCGGTGACCATCGCCGCCTTCGCGGTCATGCTGGTGGGTCTGCTCCCGCTGATGCGCGACCTGCCCCTCACGACCTTCATGCTGCTCACCACCGTCGTCGGCGTGGGAATGGGCGTCGGCAAGGCCAGCACCTACACCCTGGTCGCCCGCTGGAACCCTGGCCAGATGGGCGTCGTCGGCGGCCTCGTCGGTCTGCTCGGCGGCCTGGGCGGCTTCTTCCTCCCGCTGATCTTCGCAGCCCTGAAGCCCACCCTGGGCGCGCAGTCGGCGTTCATCACCCTGTTCATCCTGACCCTGGGCACCGGCGTGATCTTCGTCGCCAACATGCTGCGGCTGAAGGTGCTCGGACGGCAGCCGACCTTCGCCACACCCGCCTGA
- the pyrR gene encoding bifunctional pyr operon transcriptional regulator/uracil phosphoribosyltransferase PyrR → MPAKATILSADEIRRGLTRIAHEIVERNRGAEDLAIIGVHTRGIPLAARLASKLSELEGVEIPTGMLDITLYRDDLSEVAHQPIIRETHVPFDIARRRVVLVDDVLYTGRTVRAALDALIDLGRPLGIQLAVLIDRGHRELPIRADYVGKNLPTAKSELVKVKLQETDGVDIVELWDLEDVK, encoded by the coding sequence GTGCCCGCTAAGGCCACCATTCTCAGCGCCGACGAGATCCGGCGCGGCCTGACGCGCATCGCGCACGAGATCGTCGAGCGCAACAGGGGCGCAGAGGACCTGGCCATCATCGGCGTGCACACACGCGGCATTCCTCTCGCCGCGCGGCTCGCCTCCAAGCTGAGCGAACTGGAAGGCGTCGAGATTCCCACCGGGATGCTCGACATCACCCTGTACCGAGACGACCTCTCGGAGGTGGCCCACCAGCCGATCATCCGCGAGACCCACGTGCCCTTCGACATCGCCCGGCGGCGCGTGGTGCTGGTGGACGACGTGCTGTACACCGGCCGCACCGTGCGTGCCGCGCTCGACGCCCTGATCGACCTCGGGCGGCCCCTGGGCATTCAACTGGCCGTGCTGATCGACCGGGGCCACCGCGAACTGCCCATCCGCGCGGACTACGTGGGCAAGAATCTGCCGACCGCGAAAAGTGAACTGGTGAAGGTCAAGTTGCAGGAAACCGACGGCGTGGACATCGTGGAACTCTGGGATCTGGAGGACGTGAAGTGA
- a CDS encoding molybdopterin oxidoreductase family protein, which produces MTAPTSPDARIVRTTCPYCAVQCTFDLHVERGLPVKLMPTKDCPVAHGTVCKKGLAALSDVRHPDRLTQPLLRKNGDLVPVGWPEALAYVRDALTPLLATRPDAVGVFGSGSLTNEKTYLLGKFARVALKTANIDYNGRYCMASASAALNRTVGYDRGLGFPLADMGSSDLILLVGANIAETLPPIMQYLKAAKDRGGIIYAIDPRATTTAKVAGQHLAPRVGTDGVLALGLLHLMKLWGKVRPTAPAHGLPEVLAQADDYPPARVAHECGLPEADLLTLARRYADATKPLILTGRGAEQHAHGTDTVQAWLNLAYLTGHFGKPGGGYGTLTGQGNGQGGREHGQKNDQLPGARSLRDPRHRAEMAALWDVEEADLPQPGHSAQNLLNACGREIEALIVLGSNPVVSAAGAGQVTENLRALKHLIVIDFLPSETARLATLVLPGSMWCEEEGTTTNLEGRVQRRRKAIVAPGAAREDWRILCDLAAAVGRPQGFTYATFRDLQDEFFRATKGGKADYSGLSAERLDRATAQWPVRSATGPDTPHAYAPTHPTADGLATLHVPVFPLPAPPRQLTLTTGRLGNQYQSGTQTRRNPALKAENTAQIHPDTARDHGLRPGDHVTLRTLHGAATLPVTISPAIRPDTVFLPFHWPLAANLLTDPYTLDPHSHMPAFKGTAVTLLPAHSVAGVPLHTVRPGEVAAT; this is translated from the coding sequence ATGACTGCGCCCACTTCTCCCGACGCGCGCATCGTCCGCACCACCTGCCCCTACTGCGCCGTCCAGTGCACCTTCGACCTGCACGTCGAACGCGGCCTGCCCGTCAAGCTCATGCCCACCAAGGACTGTCCCGTCGCCCACGGCACCGTCTGCAAGAAGGGACTGGCCGCGCTCAGCGACGTGCGCCACCCGGATCGCCTGACCCAGCCGCTGCTGCGCAAGAACGGCGACCTGGTGCCCGTGGGCTGGCCAGAAGCCCTGGCCTACGTCCGTGACGCCCTGACCCCGCTGCTCGCCACGCGCCCGGACGCAGTGGGCGTCTTCGGCAGCGGCAGCCTCACCAACGAGAAGACCTACCTGCTGGGCAAGTTCGCCCGCGTGGCCCTGAAGACCGCGAACATCGACTACAACGGCCGGTACTGCATGGCCAGCGCCTCGGCGGCACTGAACCGCACAGTGGGCTACGACCGGGGCCTGGGCTTTCCGCTGGCGGACATGGGCAGCAGTGACCTGATCCTGCTGGTCGGCGCGAACATCGCCGAGACGCTGCCGCCGATCATGCAGTATCTCAAGGCCGCCAAGGATCGCGGCGGGATCATCTACGCCATCGACCCGCGCGCCACCACCACGGCCAAGGTGGCCGGTCAGCACCTCGCGCCGCGCGTGGGCACCGACGGCGTGCTCGCCCTGGGCCTGCTCCACCTGATGAAACTGTGGGGCAAGGTTCGCCCCACCGCGCCCGCCCACGGCCTGCCCGAAGTGCTCGCCCAGGCCGACGACTACCCGCCTGCCCGCGTGGCCCACGAGTGCGGCCTTCCAGAGGCCGACCTGCTCACCCTGGCCCGCCGTTACGCCGACGCGACCAAACCCCTGATCCTGACCGGCCGCGGCGCGGAGCAGCACGCACACGGCACCGACACCGTGCAGGCATGGTTGAACCTCGCCTACCTGACCGGGCACTTCGGAAAACCCGGCGGTGGCTACGGCACCCTGACTGGCCAGGGCAACGGCCAGGGTGGCCGCGAACACGGTCAGAAGAACGACCAGCTGCCCGGTGCGCGTAGCCTGCGTGACCCCCGCCACCGCGCCGAGATGGCGGCCCTGTGGGATGTCGAGGAGGCCGACCTGCCGCAGCCCGGACACTCCGCTCAGAACCTGCTGAACGCCTGCGGGCGGGAGATCGAGGCGCTGATCGTCCTGGGCAGCAACCCCGTGGTGAGCGCCGCCGGGGCCGGACAGGTCACGGAGAACCTGCGGGCGCTGAAGCACCTGATCGTGATCGACTTCCTGCCCAGCGAGACCGCTCGACTTGCCACGCTGGTGCTGCCCGGCAGCATGTGGTGCGAGGAAGAGGGCACCACCACCAACCTGGAAGGCCGGGTGCAGCGCCGCCGCAAGGCGATCGTCGCGCCTGGCGCGGCCCGCGAGGACTGGCGCATCCTGTGCGACCTGGCCGCCGCCGTGGGGCGCCCCCAGGGGTTCACGTACGCCACCTTCCGCGACCTTCAGGATGAATTCTTCCGCGCCACGAAGGGGGGCAAGGCCGACTACAGCGGTCTGAGCGCCGAACGCCTCGACCGCGCGACCGCCCAGTGGCCGGTTCGCAGCGCGACGGGCCCCGACACGCCGCACGCCTACGCGCCGACACACCCCACGGCCGATGGCCTGGCCACCCTGCACGTGCCCGTGTTCCCGCTCCCCGCTCCGCCCAGACAGCTCACGCTGACCACCGGACGGCTCGGCAACCAGTACCAGAGCGGCACCCAGACCCGCCGGAACCCTGCTCTGAAGGCCGAGAACACGGCGCAGATCCACCCGGACACGGCCCGCGACCACGGCCTGCGCCCCGGCGACCACGTGACCCTGCGCACCCTGCACGGCGCGGCCACGCTCCCCGTCACGATCAGTCCTGCCATCCGTCCGGACACCGTGTTCCTGCCCTTCCACTGGCCGTTGGCGGCGAACCTGCTGACCGACCCGTACACACTCGACCCACACTCGCACATGCCCGCGTTCAAGGGCACGGCCGTGACGCTGCTGCCCGCCCACTCGGTCGCGGGTGTTCCGCTCCACACCGTCCGGCCCGGTGAGGTGGCCGCCACATGA
- a CDS encoding aspartate carbamoyltransferase catalytic subunit, whose product MTATATKQVRPRHLLDFQDWSPERLTAILDNADTMLQVLDRPVKKVPALQGLTICTAFFENSTRTRTSFELAARRMSADVMTFAAGASSVSKGESLRDTIEVLTQYRVDAYIVRHHASGAAHLVHQYSGKPVINAGDGRRAHPTQALLDAYTVRQEFDSLDGKTVAIIGDIRHSRVARSNAELLPKLGAKVVLCGPATLLPADLAGLPGVTLTTDPVQAVRGAHAVMALRLQQERMSGGYLGSLQEYADTYQVNEALMQHAESGAIVLHPGPMNRDVEISADAADGPRSRILKQVENGQAIRMSVLYHLLVGRD is encoded by the coding sequence GTGACGGCCACCGCGACGAAACAGGTTCGGCCCCGCCACCTGCTCGACTTCCAGGACTGGAGCCCGGAGCGCCTGACCGCCATTCTCGACAATGCCGACACCATGCTCCAGGTGCTCGACCGGCCCGTGAAGAAGGTGCCGGCGCTCCAGGGCCTGACCATCTGCACCGCGTTCTTCGAGAACAGCACACGCACGCGCACCAGCTTCGAACTGGCCGCGCGCCGCATGAGCGCCGACGTGATGACCTTCGCCGCCGGGGCCAGCAGTGTCAGCAAGGGCGAGAGCCTGCGCGACACCATCGAGGTGCTGACGCAGTACCGGGTGGATGCCTACATCGTCCGGCACCACGCTTCGGGCGCCGCGCATCTGGTGCACCAGTACAGCGGCAAGCCCGTCATCAACGCCGGCGACGGCCGCCGCGCCCACCCCACCCAGGCCCTGCTCGACGCGTACACCGTCCGGCAGGAATTCGACTCGCTGGACGGCAAGACCGTCGCCATCATCGGGGACATCCGGCACAGCCGGGTCGCGCGCAGCAACGCCGAACTGCTGCCCAAACTGGGCGCGAAGGTCGTCCTGTGCGGCCCCGCCACCCTGCTGCCCGCCGATCTGGCGGGATTGCCGGGCGTCACGCTGACCACGGACCCCGTGCAGGCGGTGCGGGGCGCCCACGCCGTCATGGCGCTGCGGCTCCAGCAGGAACGCATGAGCGGCGGCTACCTGGGCAGTCTGCAGGAGTACGCCGACACCTATCAGGTGAACGAGGCGCTGATGCAGCACGCCGAGAGCGGCGCGATCGTCCTGCACCCCGGCCCCATGAACCGCGACGTGGAGATCAGCGCGGACGCTGCCGACGGCCCGCGCAGCCGCATCCTGAAGCAGGTCGAGAACGGCCAGGCCATCCGCATGAGCGTCCTGTACCACCTGCTGGTGGGCCGAGACTAA